The genomic window TGCCAAACTATGAATATCAAAGCATCTCTTACACATATTGGGGGACTGTATTCCAAGGCATATCCCTTCATATCCAAAGTAAAAAAGCCGGTATGATTGTCATTACAAGTGAAATGGATTTAACCAAAAAAGTAGATGTGGCAAATTTAATTGGCATCATCACAGTCGGAACGCTAGATGAGCAAACCTTACTTGCGTTATCCACTTACAATCTACCTATTGTTACATTAGATCACGAAGCTAGGATTATTCGTACCGACAGCATCTTCATGGATAACCTCGGCGGTATTGAGCGGATGACCGATCATTTAATCGGTTTGGGACATAAGCAGTTACTGTTTATCGGTAATATCCATTATTCCCAAAGCTTCTACGAGCGTTGGACCGGTTTTCGCAATTCGTTAGAGAAAGCAGATATAGCGATTGCACAAGGCAACCAAAAGGTTCTAACGATTCCTTACAACGATGATATGGAAGTCGCTCTCCAACAACACTTTGAAGAACTCGGAATTCATTCTACTCATTTCCCAACAGCTTTCGTTTGCGCAAACGATCACATTGCAAGACGTATGATTGTACTATTAGAAAAGAACGGCTTGGCATGCCCGAAGGATGTTTCAGTCACTGGCTTTGACTCCCTTGAAGAAGACAAGCATCTCTCACCTACACTCACAACCGTTCAAGTATTAAAACAAGTGATGGGCCGCCGAGCAGTCGACCGCCTTATCTGGCGTGCTAAAAATAGAGACTACCCACCTGAAAAGCTCTTAATAGTCGGAGATATCGCTTTTAACGAATCAATAGACACACCAAAAAAACGATGAGCCTTGTCTCATCGTTTTTTCACTATTTAAAAATAAAGCGTTTACATATTGATTGCGAAGTGATATGTTTATCAACAATAACAAAATAAACTAACAAAGCTAACAAAATCAGGAGGGGTTTATATGGTTCGTTCTGTACTTAAATCTTTAGTGGCGATTGGAAGTATCGGTTTGGTGGCGGCTTGTTCTTCCGGCTCTAGTTCAAGTGAGTCCACTGGAGGAGGAGACATTACATTAACAATGTGGCTTTGGCCTGGGATGGGGTTTGCGGAAAAAGCTGCCCAATACGAAGAAGAAAACCCAGGAATCAACATTAATATTCAAGAGGCTGAATACGCTGATGCACACCAAAACCTGATTACCGCACTTGCTGCTGGTTCTGGTGCTCCTGATATTTCTGGTGTAGATGAAGGGTACCTTGAGCGTATTAAAGAAAGCAGTCACTTGTTCTACGATCTATCCGATTATGGGGCTGCCGATTTAGAAGGCGACTATCTCGATTGGAAATGGAACCAAGCCTCTTCTGATGACGGTTCTGTTATCGGTATTCCTACCGATATCGGTCCAATGGCCATGGCCTATCGTGTGGATTTATTCGAAGAAGCAGGCTTACCTACAGATCCAGATGACGTTGCTGAAGCAATGGGTACATGGGACGATTACATCGAAGCTGGTAAGCAGTTAAAAGAAGAGACAGGTAGCTTCATGTTTAGCGATGTAGCAGATATGTATTCTGCGATTCGTGAGCAAGGGGATAAACAATATTTTGAAACAGACGGCACCTTAATCATTGAAGATAGCCCACAAATTTTAAAAGCGTGGGATAAGTCGATTGAAGCAATGGACATTCAAGCCAATATTGAACGTCAGACACCTGAATGGGGTGCAGCCATTGCAAATGGTGATTTTGCGACGGTTTTCCTTCCACCTTGGATGCTGCAAAATATTAAAAACGACGCGCCTGATACTGCTGGTTTATGGGACATCGCGTTAATGCCTGAAGGCTCAGGGAACTGGGGCGGCTCTTTCTTAACAATTCCGTCTCAAAGCGATCATCCAGAAGAAGCCTATGCGTTTATCACTTGGCTCATGTCGCCTGATAATCAATTAGATATTTTTGAAGCAAACGGGAACTTTCCTTCCACTCCTGGAATTTATGATGAACCAGCTGTGAAAGAACTCGATGACGGCTTCTTTATTCGAGATGATATTGGCGCTATTTTTGCAGAGGCCGCCACCCTTGTTAAAGATGTGTATCGAGCTCCAGATACCGCTCCGATTAACACGATTATGCAAGATGCTCTTGGAACTGTAGCCGATGGTGTAGCAGAACCTGAAGCGGCATGGGACAGTGCCATTCAAGAAGTGAACCGTCAAACGTCGCGTTAGGTAACAGTGGAGACAGCGTAGGTCATCTTACGCTGTTTCTTATGAACATTCATCAGAAGGGATGGACTCTATGAATACAGAAGTGCGCCAGCAACACCCACATACACCACAGAAAAAACAGAAGAAATATAATCAACGAACGAGAGATCGAATTTCCGGCTACCTTTACATTTCTCCTTTTTTCCTCTTATTTGGTGTTTTCGGGATGTTCCCACTTATTTTCACAGCCTATTTGTCTTTTCACCGTTGGAACATTCTCGGTGAAAGAGAGTTTATTGGTTTGTCAAATTACATCGGTCTGTTCACAAACGATCCACTGTTTTGGAAAGCAGTCGGAAATACGTTTAGCATATGGGCGCTGTCCACCATTCCGCAGCTCTTTGTCGCCTTAGTGCTTGCGTTTATTTTGAACCAAGCGTTTTTAAAAGGAAAAAGCTTCTTTCGCTTAAGTATTTTTATGCCAAACGTAACGTCGATTGTCGCCGTGGCCATCGTCTTCTCTGCTATCTTTGGTACCCAATACGGGATTATCAATTATGCCCTTAGCTTAGTTGGCCTTGACCCTATTAACTGGAAGGG from Shouchella hunanensis includes these protein-coding regions:
- a CDS encoding LacI family DNA-binding transcriptional regulator; the encoded protein is MSQRKVTMQVIADTVGVSKYVVSKTLNNKLGVSEATRQKILFTAKQLGYSKDGPSEGPSLPLETEIENGYILVVLPNYEYQSISYTYWGTVFQGISLHIQSKKAGMIVITSEMDLTKKVDVANLIGIITVGTLDEQTLLALSTYNLPIVTLDHEARIIRTDSIFMDNLGGIERMTDHLIGLGHKQLLFIGNIHYSQSFYERWTGFRNSLEKADIAIAQGNQKVLTIPYNDDMEVALQQHFEELGIHSTHFPTAFVCANDHIARRMIVLLEKNGLACPKDVSVTGFDSLEEDKHLSPTLTTVQVLKQVMGRRAVDRLIWRAKNRDYPPEKLLIVGDIAFNESIDTPKKR
- a CDS encoding carbohydrate ABC transporter permease — protein: MNTEVRQQHPHTPQKKQKKYNQRTRDRISGYLYISPFFLLFGVFGMFPLIFTAYLSFHRWNILGEREFIGLSNYIGLFTNDPLFWKAVGNTFSIWALSTIPQLFVALVLAFILNQAFLKGKSFFRLSIFMPNVTSIVAVAIVFSAIFGTQYGIINYALSLVGLDPINWKGSYFGTHVAISSMVMWRWVGYNTIIYLAGLQSISKDLYEAATIDGANKIQQFFYITIPMIRPIIIFTVLLSSIGGMQVFTEPLLFGVGSDSQGLTMTLYLYQEAFERFSFGYAAAIAWVLFLIIMIVSLINLIVTRRIKST
- a CDS encoding extracellular solute-binding protein is translated as MVRSVLKSLVAIGSIGLVAACSSGSSSSESTGGGDITLTMWLWPGMGFAEKAAQYEEENPGININIQEAEYADAHQNLITALAAGSGAPDISGVDEGYLERIKESSHLFYDLSDYGAADLEGDYLDWKWNQASSDDGSVIGIPTDIGPMAMAYRVDLFEEAGLPTDPDDVAEAMGTWDDYIEAGKQLKEETGSFMFSDVADMYSAIREQGDKQYFETDGTLIIEDSPQILKAWDKSIEAMDIQANIERQTPEWGAAIANGDFATVFLPPWMLQNIKNDAPDTAGLWDIALMPEGSGNWGGSFLTIPSQSDHPEEAYAFITWLMSPDNQLDIFEANGNFPSTPGIYDEPAVKELDDGFFIRDDIGAIFAEAATLVKDVYRAPDTAPINTIMQDALGTVADGVAEPEAAWDSAIQEVNRQTSR